The genomic interval ccgtgtttaattgctataccTATAACACAACATTGGATCTCACAGATACTACTGCTAGTTGTTTATCAGTTGTAGCCAACTGGTTTTGCACATGACAGGTATGCAAACACATTGCATTGAATGAGTACACATACAAGAACATCTACACTAGTACACATACAAGAACATCTACACTAGTACACATACAAGAACATCTACACTAGTACACATACTAGAACATCTGCACTAGTACACATACTAGAACATCTGCACTAGTACACATACTAGAACATCTACACTAGTACACATACTAGAACATCTGCACTAGTACGCATACTAGAACATCTGCACTAGTACACATACTAGAACATCTACACTAGTACACATACTAGAACATCTGCACTAGTACGCATACTAGAACATCTGCACTAGTACGCATACTAGAACATCTGCACTAGTACGCATACTAGAACATCTACACTAGTACGCATACTAGAACATCTGCACTAGTACACATACTAGAATGATATTTTTACAATAGTTTGTATTTCCAGATATTCTAGTGGTATGACCAAACTCATCTACCTCTGtctttgtctgtttctctcgctctctttctctcgttctctctcttccaGTTCGGACTCAGAGGGCCACTTTGCGACCCCAGAGGCTCAGAGTCCTGTCCACGCTCCACTCAGTGTCCCAGGAGAGCTGGAGAACCTCGCCACTGACAGAGCAGGTGAGAGCACTGCTGCTTGCCTTCAACACAcaacgacagaaagagagaagtagGCACAAAACATGCTGAAAATCACTTGCACGTATTTCATTAAGTTCAACAAAAAAATGAAATGAATGTTATCTATCCCCGAAGGGCAATTACTTTGGGCATGTGAGtcagcaacaaaaacaacaacatgacaTCATACAACTATATCATAATGACATACCACACAGAGCAGCTTCACAGTAAGGGATATTGTTGGGATATTATTGCACAAAATAGTCCCTCACAACATCTACAGTACATGGCATGGCCTACCACACACCCCAACCACCTCTTCAGTTCACTCCCACACCCACGCACCACTGACTGACACTCACGTGTAGAGAAtgcattagctggctggcttccTTTGGAGTTTCCATGGCAACAATAGAgattttgtctctctgtcttacACTTCCTGTGgggaaccgtgtgtgtgtgtgtgtgtgtgtgcgcgcgctatCATGGTGCTCCAACTTTTAACAGTCACCTCAGATGTGGTTTTCAATATGCTGTTTTCATAAACAAAATACCGTGTTTGGTGGAATCAAGTAGATTAGTCCTTCAGACCTTTTGATGTCGATCAATAATGTTTTCTCAACTGAAACTGCAGATTGCATTTGCTCTCAAAGGACTGCTACTGCATTAGATTAAACTGCACCTACTGTAAAGCTATTTTAACTATGTTCCGTCTGACATGTGGCCAAACGGAGGGAAGTGTACCTTGCCGCTGTAATTGAAGACAGATGTGCTTTGTTTGCCTACCGTACTTCTCTAGGTATCCATCTGACCGTTAGACATTCACAAAGACCATTAAAGTTACACAGCACTTAAAGCTTGATATTAAACTACACAATGACCTTATTTACACCAACAATTACGCTTGTTGTGAGAgagaacccactgggcacacactggttgaatcaatgtcgtttccacgtcatttcaatcaCTTTACCTTGAACCAATGCAGAATAGACtgtgaattgacgtctgtgcccggtAGGAAGTCATCGGCTGAATACAGGACTTATATTTGCCATTCAGGTCAAACTGAGGGAGGCCACTCCAAAACAGTAGCATGTGTGGCTCAAATAAAATGTTAACATTGGAGAAGGGTAGAGAATTGGATCACGGCGTGCATAAGAATTGGCTTTGGACTATGGAATTCGGGAGGTCAGCCGTGAACAAAAGCAGTTGCTCCTCTTTGTTTTCAATTGTCTGTGGGAGGGGTTTCAAGTCATGAGAGTGACTTACCCTGTGAGGGATCTAGAAATATCTCCAATATATTGATCCACTTTGGATCTATGAGCCCATTACAAGTCAGTGAAGCAACAGTGGTTTCCAAATTACTCCCAGTCCCAATATTTTGAAGTAACCTACTTACAATACTTGAAACATTTCATTTCAAACCCAGTTATTGTATGATGTCCAGTAGATGTTGGCGATAATTTAGATGGTCTCAAAACTCATAGAGAGTGCATGCAATGCAACCACATACCCGCTGGATTTCAGACTGGTTTGGAAGTATTTGAGCAGGCGTAGTTTAGTTGGACAGCCGTGctgcttttcactctgtcaaagtTACTTTTAAATAAGTATTTCTTCGTCTCTGAGAGCTTTGTTTCGGTTCCCTCCACTGTGTTTTGATATGGGACTGTAAAAGCAAGGGGTCTGAAACTGCTTTGAGTGGGATTGCGTAGCACAGGCTAGTATGTGTCCAGGCTATCTTTGTTTGCTCACTGCCTGGGGTAGTGAAAGTGTCGTTCGTGAGCCGTGGAGTCGGAGAAGGCTGCATTCGCTGGCAGCACGCACCGAGGGAGTTGTCTTCTGTTCTATTCCACAACCACAAACATTCTCCTGATGtttcctcactcctcctcttGCTCTTGAAGATTGAACTCTAGCTCACTGGCCCGTTTTGAAATAGACTGTTCTTGGCAGCATGAAGCTAGCCTGTTCCAGGATTTGTTTGTGCTGCTTTGCTAATGGTCCCAGATCTgcttgtgctgtcttgccaataaAGACCAtatgagttggcaagacagcacaaacagacctggCAACAGGCTAGGATGAAGCTGCAAGtacttttagaaatgtttagtaGTGTACACAAAAATAACCAACTTTGTTGTTTGTCCTACTCTCTGAATACTTAACTATCTCGGCAATAAGTAAAGTAAAAGAATGTTGTAGGATTTATAGACAGAAATAATGTCTATACGTCTATAAAGAGGAGTGTGGTGCAATTTTAAAATGTGGTTAGTtgtaaactgcacatttttctccgccccatggcaaaacaagtaaaattgcatgaaatgagttataaaattgctaaatgttctctccgccccatggcaaaatggtaAAAATTGCAGGACATTTTCTTTCAAACTAAAAACATtatgggctctattttaacaaccTAACGTAACGGCTAATCTAAGcaggggtgtgtcagaaatatttctGCTATTTTCACTATCATAATTATCTGCGCACTTGCGAAAGGACTGGGTTTTGATGAATGCACAAGCATTCGCTCTGATATAGGGGCTAGtcctactgtaaattgcattatggCTGAGCATGGACATGCCAAACATAGTCAATAAGCAAGTTTAAATTCATTATTGATAAGGCCTaataagagagagaatgaatcaTTTGAATCAAattctaaacaaaacaacaacttgttttaaataggctatgtcaCACTTACAAACACCATAATTTCTCCCTGTGGGCATATAATATTAAAACGAGgcagactatggagggttttacgcacatccaaacttttcacagtaGCAGGACAAAGATCCAAtgtaaagagaaggagagaatgtcCACTCACGTTGTACTGCTCTCAAATAGGCCTATGTTTTATGAACATCCTGGAACCATCTTACAAATCAGATCGCACTCATTTGTTTTTTATGTTTCTAGATACAAAGTATACAGGCACCAAAAGCACATTAGGCTACTGTTGTTCCATGCGCATACGGGCAGTGTGCATCACGACTGGATAGGCTTTCAAAATTCATGCCATAACCAACTGCCTTACCGATAAAACCAGCTTTTGGATGGTCTTAAATAAGAGAAAGTTGATTGCCAGTGTTCAGACCTGGTGAGAGAGCTTATATAACCACTCTTAACTTGGAATGTATTGTCTTGCCCCACTGTCTAGTCTTGTTCTACTTTAGgtccttagtgctgcttttggcTACTGAAGGAAAAGAAGCGACTGCTATATTGTTTTAGGGTTGAACTAAAAACCCTAGTGCCGACAATAAGTATAACGTATATTCTGAAATATATAACTCTATTTTCCTTTATACTATGATTATTTGTATCAAATGAGTACAAAAGTACTTCTGTCCAGTGAGAGTTAGTCTTAGTATTATTGCAGTATCAGGTCCCAACTTAATAATGGCATAGTAGAGACACTACAGCAAAACTGCTTATCAGAAATAGGTGTTCTTGATAATATAGCAATATAGCCATGTTCCCTATCTCCATTAAATATGGATTCAATAACTTAACCTTGAATTCCTGGGTACAGGGATCTGAACTTTGATGAACTGACTATAGAGCAGTTAACCAGATCTGCTCTGTCCAagctgtacagatgtaggatcttcatttgcaatgcaggaaatgtaaaacgtgttgtgtatttgaggtttaaaaaggcttctgccCTTACGAAAAAAGATTACAGAGTGCAgatattctgcaattactgcgtccGAAATAcaacagtcgactgcagttagtgcacttttactgcagtttcaaaactgcaatctttttttgtaagggtgaagtttgtaatttccacgttttcagacttgattttgcctcatgaaaaatgtatcaaccccattATTtaaaatccacataataattcacatttcctgttgctgcaggattattttcctactgtagcaaactggctcaaatcaaGATCCTATATATTGTACCTCTCTTTGTGGCCCTCTTGTtctctgtccacacacacacacacaccacacccattCACACGTACGTAAACATACTGATGGAAAGATTTGACTTTGCTTAGTGATGATTAGCTCTAAATATTTTGAATAAGAGGATCAAAGCTGCATTAAACACTGTAGCATATTAATTATTCCACtccactgtatataaataaacTAGGGCCTTTGCTGCCCCCTGTTCCTTAGCAACAGACTGTTGCATGAAAACTGTGACGATGACGGCCATCAGGAAACATTTGTACATTCCTCTGGGCAGTGTTGCaaaagcaacaacagcaacagctcCCTCAAGACATACACTCTCAATCTGACCTGTTAAGGCTTTCCCATATTCCCTTATTACAGTTTCCAGAACAAGCAAATGTATTGTTATGTTATTAGGCCTTTAAAGAAAAGCGTAACCATGGAAATAGATGCAACTTTATGTTACTGTGAGATTGGTAGCAACCAAGGAATATTATCATCTCTTAATATCTGTTGCAACCTGCCTTGAGAAGGCTTTTTTGTTGAAATTACATCACACTCCAAATTACATTTTTGATCATCGTCTTTTGcatttgtgttttttatttatgtTCTGGCAGCTACTACTGGTTTTTGAGTCGACTTTTCGTATCCTCTCTCCTGCTTTCACCAGATAccctggaggaggaggatgaacaGCTGATGGTGTCTGGCCTAGCCGGGGATCCAGCTCATAGCCTCTTTAACCAGAATATGGGCCAGGCTGAGCCCCCCTTGGCTCCTGAGGAGGAGGCCCCCGTGGACCCTAAGGAGGAGGCCCCCGTGGACCCTAAGGAGGAGGCCCCCATGGACCCTAAGAAGGGGCCCCAAATGCTTCCCAACACAGACACTGCCGAGGTTCAACCCTCCACAGCAGACCCACCAGCACATGCCAATGGAGAAGCAATGACCAGTCCTGCTCTGAACTTAGATCTACCTGATGAGAGGCCAAATGCTACCTCTCTGGACTTAGGCCTACCTGAGGAGAAGCCACTGGCTACTTCTCTGGACTTAGGTCAacccgaggaagagaggccaatGTCTAGCAGCACAGAGCCAGTTTGTAATGGACACCCCATTGAGACCATCTCTGAACCGCAGGCCAAACTCACTAAAATCCCTAAAACCAAGCCCCCTTCCCTGAAGATAAAGGGAGCCCTGAGCGAGGCTAGCACACAGGGGGACGGGGACATTGACATCATCACAATCCCTAAGGCTAGCTACAACTTCGACCCGGACCAGTTTGACGACAGCTTTAACCCGTTCGCCATTGGAGGCTCCAAGATACAGAACTCCCCCCCAGCTTTTGCAGCCGATGCCCTGCCCACACTTGAGGCGCTACCTGTAAGTAGCTCCTTTCCCAAACTGGAGCCTTTGCCTGTACGTAGCTCTTCTCCACCGCTTTGTGGGACTAGTTCCTCACCTAAAATGGAGGTTGAGGAGGTCAAAGAGTTATCGTCGGAGGCATCAGAGGAGACCAAGCCTGTGAAGATGGAGTTTGGGTTAGACGAGGCAGGCGAGGTAAAAAAAACACAGCCAAGGAGGCTGGGTAAAAAGCCTGGCAGCAAGCTCGCCACCAAGAAACCAAAGGCCAAAGCAACAACGACTGCACCTGTCCCGACGCCGACACCCGAACCAGTCGTAGCTGAACCGGTAGCAGAGCCAGTTTCAGAAACAGCTTCGGAACTGCTTTCCGTGCCATGTGCCTCCTTAAGTTTGGACGACGTTCCAATTCCCAAGTCCACTTATAAGTTTGACCCCAACCAGTGGGATGACCCTAATTTTAACCCCTTTGGGGGTGGTGGTTGCAAAATCAGCAGTTCCCCAGTTCTGCCCAAAGGATCCTACAGCTTTGATCCTCAGAACTTTGACGACTCAGCGGAACCCTTTAAGCCATCTAAACCCCTGGGCAGTGAAAACCCAACTTCCCAGGATACCCCTGAGAGGCCAGCAGAGGAAGCAGTGAAACCAAAGCTGGATCGCCCtctagaggaggagaagaaaatgCGCCAGCCTCCAAAGAAAAGCAAGGACAGGATCATCAAGTAAGTCCACTACACCCACAGCTCGGCATTTCAGCACGTCAACCCAAAGCATGCGTTGTGTTCCACCACTAGTGTAGCCTTCTTCAGGGTAATTCTGTTTTCAGAAATGTGCTTTGTCCTAGCAAGAAGAAAAACATGAAATTGTCTTCCTTGTCATTATCCTACAGTATGTGATATCAAGCCCTCCTTTGTGGTTTTCACACCAGTTTAAACTAGTTTTAGGTGGTGCAGCAGTTACTGGATCTCTTTTAGCCTTTTACGAAGTCACTGGCATCCTAATGTTTGGGTCAGACGCCCGCTGCCAAAACCTCAGCCCCCTAGAAACCTAACTCCTTCATCTCTAATGCTGAGCAGAACACCTCTActcactcctccttctctctccttcatccttCATTCCCAAAATGTTCTCTGTGCCACCGctgtttcccctccctccctcccatctacCCAACCAACCTCCACTGTCTGTCTATCACGCACCCCTTCTCTGCTTCTCCTTCCACCTTGTGTTTGTTCGCCTCAGGACCACTGAACAAGTGAAGTTTCTCTGTTTTCTATTGTAAGTAGTACTCGCTCTTCCACCACTCAATCTCTCGCTTGGTATGCCGTCTTTGCTTTCTGTCCCATTGCATGTGTTGTCATGATGAGAGCTCAGTGAAGATGCTTTTAGTGACCTGCACTCCTGCTTGTTGGCACGTGAACCCTCCTTGAAAAACAAGGATTCATTAGCTAGTTGGTAATTTCCTGAACGGTTGCCTTGTTACTCTTTGCAAAGTTAAATAGCAGATTTCTATCAGCATAGGATTTTTAACAGTGCTGTAGTGTGCAACACTGACAAGACCAATGGGACCTGTAGTGTTTACAGTATAATCCATATTTAGACAACAGCTATTTATTAGATACCTGTCCTGAACAATTACATGTCAAGTAAACATGTCATCTTAGCTGAGTGCCCCAATAACCAAtgctatatttttttattcacaaATCCTCTGCCTGTGTTCTTCCTCTAGGAATTCTTGTAAGGTGAAGAAGTATGAAAACCAGTCCCTGGTCCTGGATGTCTgcaatcaggtgtgtgtgtgtgtgtgtgtgtgtaatatcagCTGAATATAACCTTGCTGCAGTGTCACTGCAATTGTTATTACTCAGTAGGTTACCTCAtctcatttacacacacacacacacacacacttctctctcaTGCTGACCAGTGCCTTTCCCTTTCTCACACACTCATCAGTGTGTCTCTAGCACTGCAGTACAACCCTGGCGTGTTGACAGATGCATTACTCATCTCTCAGCACTGTTTATCAGTCTTTGACCTCCCATTGTACTTCAATAGACTATCAAACTACTTCAAGTGACCCCCACATGTAACGCTTTGAAAAGCCAAACAAAAATCCTATAATATCAGAGAAGTCAAGTACTATTTGCATGTTGAAATGCATATAGAATGCACCTTGGAATATTGCTGCATTGTTTATGATTTTTTGTTGGTAGACTTATTCTCTGAGGGTACAGTATGCACATTTGACAGATTATGGCTTTAATTATAGAATGATCTTCAACGCCTATCAGATGGAATACATTGAATTTAATACAGTAATGACAGTTAGTACCATCACATCAGTGTTCTATCTTCCTCTAGAGTCTTCTAGACTGACGGCACGCTGGCACTGCATTCTCTTGTTTACAGGAAGAGGATGCGGTGGTGTCCCAGGTTCAAGGAATGCCCCGCCGTGTTCGCCATGCCACCGATGAGGAAAAGCTGGCTTGCAGTGGCATCATGGGCCAGAAAGCCAAGGAGGAGGCCGAGGTGGAGGAAGACTCAGCGTGTGCCAAAGGCCCAGCCAACCCATCCAATGTCAAAAGCCAGGCGCTGCTGGATGGTACATTTGGTTTGCTCTCAGGCAGGGGCGTCAGTTGGGTATGGCAGTCGCCTAGCTCAAGACCAAAAAATGTAAAGTAGGCTACACTAAAGTAGACGCAAATCATTCCAATCCCGATTAAAATGTAAAGGCTGTTTAGCATATTAGCAGGctggctttaggaccatgcagagCATCATCCCGAGAGAAGCTGCCAGCCGGCATGCCTTTCTCTTACTTTAAGAAAGCAGAGACAGAGTTTGCTTTGTCAGTCAGCCTTTTAGGCAGTGCGCCGATTGCTTTGAATCTGATATCGGCGTTGAACTTAGCCTTGTAAGCCTCGAGGCCAGCTGTTTTATGCACAGGTTACTTTCACATTGATGTCGGCACAGGTGACACGTCCAATAGGCTAGGGGAAGATAAGCTTCCATGAAAGTAAATTGATTTAAATCTGCCCAAATAGCTATATAATTACTCGTGcatatacagaaataaatacaatCTTTCAAAATACTACACCAGAgagcatgatttggccacagagaATCATTAGCTTCTTTTCAAAATGAGCTGTGGATCATTTTAAGCGCGCAGCAAATAGCTGATTGTTGAGTTGCAGCAGTCAGAAAAGCAATTAAATAGACCTTGGCCTATCgcaatatttcaaaatacaatcgtaggaaaaacagtttaaaaatcaaatggctattgctgaaaagagaagacaaagaaaatacgaATCTGTCTCTAGTTATCAAAATTCTCAACTCCCAATTGAGCGAACACAATTTATTTGCA from Salvelinus alpinus chromosome 2, SLU_Salpinus.1, whole genome shotgun sequence carries:
- the LOC139562185 gene encoding transforming acidic coiled-coil-containing protein 1-like isoform X4, with translation MGGSQSQQKKTGGATNSTKRKTSSISDSEGHFATPEAQSPVHAPLSVPGELENLATDRADTLEEEDEQLMVSGLAGDPAHSLFNQNMGQAEPPLAPEEEAPVDPKEEAPVDPKEEAPMDPKKGPQMLPNTDTAEVQPSTADPPAHANGEAMTSPALNLDLPDERPNATSLDLGLPEEKPLATSLDLGQPEEERPMSSSTEPVCNGHPIETISEPQAKLTKIPKTKPPSLKIKGALSEASTQGDGDIDIITIPKASYNFDPDQFDDSFNPFAIGGSKIQNSPPAFAADALPTLEALPVSSSFPKLEPLPVRSSSPPLCGTSSSPKMEVEEVKELSSEASEETKPVKMEFGLDEAGEVKKTQPRRLGKKPGSKLATKKPKAKATTTAPVPTPTPEPVVAEPVAEPVSETASELLSVPCASLSLDDVPIPKSTYKFDPNQWDDPNFNPFGGGGCKISSSPVLPKGSYSFDPQNFDDSAEPFKPSKPLGSENPTSQDTPERPAEEAVKPKLDRPLEEEKKMRQPPKKSKDRIIKNSCKVKKYENQSLVLDVCNQEEDAVVSQVQGMPRRVRHATDEEKLACSGIMGQKAKEEAEVEEDSACAKGPANPSNVKSQALLDGPQARITHCMDEKDICTSSEELSITPGPKLIGCEGHDDKGSPSSLENISQSEMDKAAVLTLIREEIITKEIEANEWKRKYEESHMEVLEMRKIVAEYEKTVAQMIEDEQHKRSVLGSQKSVQQVILERDQALADLNSVERSLSDLFRRYENMKTVLEGFKKNEEVLKKCAQEYLVRVRQEEQRYHTLKIHAEEKLDKANEDIAQVRSRADSESVALHASLRKEQMKVDSLERALHQKNQEIEELTKICDELIAKLGTLD
- the LOC139562185 gene encoding transforming acidic coiled-coil-containing protein 1-like isoform X5, producing the protein MVSGLAGDPAHSLFNQNMGQAEPPLAPEEEAPVDPKEEAPVDPKEEAPMDPKKGPQMLPNTDTAEVQPSTADPPAHANGEAMTSPALNLDLPDERPNATSLDLGLPEEKPLATSLDLGQPEEERPMSSSTEPVCNGHPIETISEPQAKLTKIPKTKPPSLKIKGALSEASTQGDGDIDIITIPKASYNFDPDQFDDSFNPFAIGGSKIQNSPPAFAADALPTLEALPVSSSFPKLEPLPVRSSSPPLCGTSSSPKMEVEEVKELSSEASEETKPVKMEFGLDEAGEVKKTQPRRLGKKPGSKLATKKPKAKATTTAPVPTPTPEPVVAEPVAEPVSETASELLSVPCASLSLDDVPIPKSTYKFDPNQWDDPNFNPFGGGGCKISSSPVLPKGSYSFDPQNFDDSAEPFKPSKPLGSENPTSQDTPERPAEEAVKPKLDRPLEEEKKMRQPPKKSKDRIIKTTEQVKFLCFLLNSCKVKKYENQSLVLDVCNQEEDAVVSQVQGMPRRVRHATDEEKLACSGIMGQKAKEEAEVEEDSACAKGPANPSNVKSQALLDGPQARITHCMDEKDICTSSEELSITPGPKLIGCEGHDDKGSPSSLENISQSEMDKAAVLTLIREEIITKEIEANEWKRKYEESHMEVLEMRKIVAEYEKTVAQMIEDEQHKRSVLGSQKSVQQVILERDQALADLNSVERSLSDLFRRYENMKTVLEGFKKNEEVLKKCAQEYLVRVRQEEQRYHTLKIHAEEKLDKANEDIAQVRSRADSESVALHASLRKEQMKVDSLERALHQKNQEIEELTKICDELIAKLGTLD
- the LOC139562185 gene encoding transforming acidic coiled-coil-containing protein 1-like isoform X6, producing MVSGLAGDPAHSLFNQNMGQAEPPLAPEEEAPVDPKEEAPVDPKEEAPMDPKKGPQMLPNTDTAEVQPSTADPPAHANGEAMTSPALNLDLPDERPNATSLDLGLPEEKPLATSLDLGQPEEERPMSSSTEPVCNGHPIETISEPQAKLTKIPKTKPPSLKIKGALSEASTQGDGDIDIITIPKASYNFDPDQFDDSFNPFAIGGSKIQNSPPAFAADALPTLEALPVSSSFPKLEPLPVRSSSPPLCGTSSSPKMEVEEVKELSSEASEETKPVKMEFGLDEAGEVKKTQPRRLGKKPGSKLATKKPKAKATTTAPVPTPTPEPVVAEPVAEPVSETASELLSVPCASLSLDDVPIPKSTYKFDPNQWDDPNFNPFGGGGCKISSSPVLPKGSYSFDPQNFDDSAEPFKPSKPLGSENPTSQDTPERPAEEAVKPKLDRPLEEEKKMRQPPKKSKDRIIKNSCKVKKYENQSLVLDVCNQEEDAVVSQVQGMPRRVRHATDEEKLACSGIMGQKAKEEAEVEEDSACAKGPANPSNVKSQALLDGPQARITHCMDEKDICTSSEELSITPGPKLIGCEGHDDKGSPSSLENISQSEMDKAAVLTLIREEIITKEIEANEWKRKYEESHMEVLEMRKIVAEYEKTVAQMIEDEQHKRSVLGSQKSVQQVILERDQALADLNSVERSLSDLFRRYENMKTVLEGFKKNEEVLKKCAQEYLVRVRQEEQRYHTLKIHAEEKLDKANEDIAQVRSRADSESVALHASLRKEQMKVDSLERALHQKNQEIEELTKICDELIAKLGTLD
- the LOC139562185 gene encoding transforming acidic coiled-coil-containing protein 1-like isoform X2 is translated as MSWLSPVSWAKWTWTAVRGAGEGEDGEEEGQGVKEEDGRLPLGRKREEEEEDGSQGCSSDSEGHFATPEAQSPVHAPLSVPGELENLATDRADTLEEEDEQLMVSGLAGDPAHSLFNQNMGQAEPPLAPEEEAPVDPKEEAPVDPKEEAPMDPKKGPQMLPNTDTAEVQPSTADPPAHANGEAMTSPALNLDLPDERPNATSLDLGLPEEKPLATSLDLGQPEEERPMSSSTEPVCNGHPIETISEPQAKLTKIPKTKPPSLKIKGALSEASTQGDGDIDIITIPKASYNFDPDQFDDSFNPFAIGGSKIQNSPPAFAADALPTLEALPVSSSFPKLEPLPVRSSSPPLCGTSSSPKMEVEEVKELSSEASEETKPVKMEFGLDEAGEVKKTQPRRLGKKPGSKLATKKPKAKATTTAPVPTPTPEPVVAEPVAEPVSETASELLSVPCASLSLDDVPIPKSTYKFDPNQWDDPNFNPFGGGGCKISSSPVLPKGSYSFDPQNFDDSAEPFKPSKPLGSENPTSQDTPERPAEEAVKPKLDRPLEEEKKMRQPPKKSKDRIIKNSCKVKKYENQSLVLDVCNQEEDAVVSQVQGMPRRVRHATDEEKLACSGIMGQKAKEEAEVEEDSACAKGPANPSNVKSQALLDGPQARITHCMDEKDICTSSEELSITPGPKLIGCEGHDDKGSPSSLENISQSEMDKAAVLTLIREEIITKEIEANEWKRKYEESHMEVLEMRKIVAEYEKTVAQMIEDEQHKRSVLGSQKSVQQVILERDQALADLNSVERSLSDLFRRYENMKTVLEGFKKNEEVLKKCAQEYLVRVRQEEQRYHTLKIHAEEKLDKANEDIAQVRSRADSESVALHASLRKEQMKVDSLERALHQKNQEIEELTKICDELIAKLGTLD
- the LOC139562185 gene encoding transforming acidic coiled-coil-containing protein 1-like isoform X1, encoding MSWLSPVSWAKWTWTAVRGAGEGEDGEEEGQGVKEEDGRLPLGRKREEEEEDGSQGCSSDSEGHFATPEAQSPVHAPLSVPGELENLATDRADTLEEEDEQLMVSGLAGDPAHSLFNQNMGQAEPPLAPEEEAPVDPKEEAPVDPKEEAPMDPKKGPQMLPNTDTAEVQPSTADPPAHANGEAMTSPALNLDLPDERPNATSLDLGLPEEKPLATSLDLGQPEEERPMSSSTEPVCNGHPIETISEPQAKLTKIPKTKPPSLKIKGALSEASTQGDGDIDIITIPKASYNFDPDQFDDSFNPFAIGGSKIQNSPPAFAADALPTLEALPVSSSFPKLEPLPVRSSSPPLCGTSSSPKMEVEEVKELSSEASEETKPVKMEFGLDEAGEVKKTQPRRLGKKPGSKLATKKPKAKATTTAPVPTPTPEPVVAEPVAEPVSETASELLSVPCASLSLDDVPIPKSTYKFDPNQWDDPNFNPFGGGGCKISSSPVLPKGSYSFDPQNFDDSAEPFKPSKPLGSENPTSQDTPERPAEEAVKPKLDRPLEEEKKMRQPPKKSKDRIIKTTEQVKFLCFLLNSCKVKKYENQSLVLDVCNQEEDAVVSQVQGMPRRVRHATDEEKLACSGIMGQKAKEEAEVEEDSACAKGPANPSNVKSQALLDGPQARITHCMDEKDICTSSEELSITPGPKLIGCEGHDDKGSPSSLENISQSEMDKAAVLTLIREEIITKEIEANEWKRKYEESHMEVLEMRKIVAEYEKTVAQMIEDEQHKRSVLGSQKSVQQVILERDQALADLNSVERSLSDLFRRYENMKTVLEGFKKNEEVLKKCAQEYLVRVRQEEQRYHTLKIHAEEKLDKANEDIAQVRSRADSESVALHASLRKEQMKVDSLERALHQKNQEIEELTKICDELIAKLGTLD
- the LOC139562185 gene encoding transforming acidic coiled-coil-containing protein 1-like isoform X3, producing the protein MGGSQSQQKKTGGATNSTKRKTSSISDSEGHFATPEAQSPVHAPLSVPGELENLATDRADTLEEEDEQLMVSGLAGDPAHSLFNQNMGQAEPPLAPEEEAPVDPKEEAPVDPKEEAPMDPKKGPQMLPNTDTAEVQPSTADPPAHANGEAMTSPALNLDLPDERPNATSLDLGLPEEKPLATSLDLGQPEEERPMSSSTEPVCNGHPIETISEPQAKLTKIPKTKPPSLKIKGALSEASTQGDGDIDIITIPKASYNFDPDQFDDSFNPFAIGGSKIQNSPPAFAADALPTLEALPVSSSFPKLEPLPVRSSSPPLCGTSSSPKMEVEEVKELSSEASEETKPVKMEFGLDEAGEVKKTQPRRLGKKPGSKLATKKPKAKATTTAPVPTPTPEPVVAEPVAEPVSETASELLSVPCASLSLDDVPIPKSTYKFDPNQWDDPNFNPFGGGGCKISSSPVLPKGSYSFDPQNFDDSAEPFKPSKPLGSENPTSQDTPERPAEEAVKPKLDRPLEEEKKMRQPPKKSKDRIIKTTEQVKFLCFLLNSCKVKKYENQSLVLDVCNQEEDAVVSQVQGMPRRVRHATDEEKLACSGIMGQKAKEEAEVEEDSACAKGPANPSNVKSQALLDGPQARITHCMDEKDICTSSEELSITPGPKLIGCEGHDDKGSPSSLENISQSEMDKAAVLTLIREEIITKEIEANEWKRKYEESHMEVLEMRKIVAEYEKTVAQMIEDEQHKRSVLGSQKSVQQVILERDQALADLNSVERSLSDLFRRYENMKTVLEGFKKNEEVLKKCAQEYLVRVRQEEQRYHTLKIHAEEKLDKANEDIAQVRSRADSESVALHASLRKEQMKVDSLERALHQKNQEIEELTKICDELIAKLGTLD